In the Arachis stenosperma cultivar V10309 chromosome 8, arast.V10309.gnm1.PFL2, whole genome shotgun sequence genome, attttgaTATGCTGAGTAATTTATACGTATGGgcatgataaaaaaataaataaataaatttttttatatgaattatACCTTTTTAGTCAtcattcattatttattttttttagaaaatattatatcaacataaatatcaaaatatctttataaataattttaaataaatatatatatatatatttatgattattttgttaaaagactaaataatttttttctattgttatgactaaaatatttttctgtaataaaaaaaatttaaaattaaatcttaatttaataatctcaaaaaataaaactaaattttcaaaaaacaaattgaaaatcCAGCATCaccattatcatcattcataaTAATGAAATTAACCCTATTTTAATCGTTTTTTATGGCAATCCAACAACAAAGCAAAAGTCAAAGTCAAACCCCACCCCCCAATTACAGCACCCCAAATAACCCCACCttcaaaaaatccaattttTCATACATGTGAAAGAGTAATAATGGTTACAATGGTGTTTGGGATTATGTTAAGAGGGAGATAAGTGACTAAGTGAAAAAAGAATTTGGTGCATTTTATTATGTTTCATACATGTGAAAGATATGCGAAGAGAAGATCAACaagtttataatttatttttgaaaaattggttttatttttcatttttatcttttaaaattattagattaagatctgattttaattttttttaattttaaaagaatattcCGATCATATCAATAAAAAGAGTTATTTGgtctttaataaaaataaccataacaatatatatgattatttaaaattatttataaagatattttagtatatatattaatataataattttaaaaaataaataataactaaaaaactATAATTCATCTGACAATTTTTTACtcgtttatttttttttattatatcattGTAGCGAAACAAAcacttttttttgtttagatAATGTGACCATAAAAattatcaataaatttttataaaaaatatataacttttttttgtCAGGATTGATATGCTTGACCGGTTttttaaggactttaactagtctttattattttttttctatatctCTCTTATATATCTTGTTTAAAAAtgcaatttatatattaaaattagctatTAAAATCAACCataaatatatttgtgtataaatatatatgtagtttaatttatttttaatatgaaaaagtaTATAGAATAGTTACCAGcaaaaaactaaacaaaaccatattaatttatattaacaattaattaattttaaattttttaaattcaaaatttaaaatcgattaagtaaacctaattaaaatttataaaaacctttctcttctctctcacatTAACCTACTCacctccaataatcacacataTAGACCTCTTTCTCTCATCGTCAGGCCCTTTCATGAACCAGATGTGACGATGAACATCTCTTGCGTCGAGAAGCAGAGGCGTAGAACTGGGTCGAATCAGTGCTGATTTCATCCTTCCTCGTAAAGATTCggattaatttaataaaaaaatctggGTTCGGATagccttcttcttcttcttcaaaggAGATTAATCGATACAGGAAAAAGCATAGGCACCGTTAAATAACACACTGATATGGGGGagctttttcttttataaatttataattttatattttaacctGTAATTTATATTGATCAGTGGAGATTGATTTTGATTTCACGTAACTTCATTCTTTAAAAGTTAGATTTTTATTGAGAGAGTGTGTGTATGTTACTGTGTGTGCGTGTGTGAAAGTTTTATAATTTGATTCGTTGGatgataattttgattttttggaAAAAGATGTTGACAGTTGATTGGTGAAATGGTGAATAGTCACATAGTAGTAGCATCATTACGATGTTGTTCTCTGTGTTTTGGGATATTGGGtgtcattttgatgattaaagaAAATGTAAACTACACACTTGATCTTAGTTAAGAggattttttgaataattacagaaatataaaaaaacatcctaatacttaacaaaaaaaatatccaGTTATATcttagcaaaaataattaaatatctataaaatttaaaaaaaattataaaattcttaaaaaaatagagacattcatatttgtaatacaaaaaaatttgaaaaatatataaaagagcattcatttagtatgaaaaagaaacattgtGATACTTAGCAGAAGAAATatccatatatattaatttgtaGAAATTTTGCATTCATCTAAAAGTATTAGGCTGATTTTTTGCTAATACTTTTTTGGTTTCCTAACATTGTtctttcaatatatatttatattctataatatattttatattggtggctgattttagtatatACGAAATATAGTCCTATCTTGTTTTATAGTATAAAATGTATAATGTCACCTGATAAGAGTATAATGTCACCTGATAAGGTTACTCATTCACCAACGGCTTACGGCAGTTGGCAGTTAGGCTTAACTACCTTAGGCCAGCTAATACAGGTGTACATATGTAATTAAATAAACGGTTTGTAATCTAGTTGGCAGTATAAAATTCATGAAATATAACATAACTTAAAACATCCATATTTTGgaacaaacaagaaaatattagtaaaatttAGAGCAAAATCTAGTTGCTTATATTCTATTCATTACATGTAAACCCTAAAATTAGACAAAAACAAAGGGTGAAGGATAGATCAAACATTGAAGACATTGTAATGCATTTGATTGAAGTTCCTCTAACCTAATCCtctccttcttctcttctctgtcGTCGTCGTCACAGGTGCCACCGGTGGCGGTAGCGGCAAGAGGAGTTGTCCCTAGACATCATCGTTAATAAAAGAATGTCTTCCACGTTCTATGATGGTAAAACACCCTTAGCACCAAACACGACGTTGGTGGCCGTGGACAAAGATAAGAACAGTTCCTACGCATTTCGTTGGGCGGTTAATCATCTCGACAACCCTCTCGTCCTTGCCGTCCATGTCAAACACAAAGACAACATTTGTAGCCGTAGGTACCCTCTTATATTTCTCATCATTATTATTACTTAATACCATAATCATAAACCATTAACGTTCTTCCATTTAATTTCATCATGCAGTTCGTAACGATCTCGTTACTGTTTATGAACCCGATGAAGACGATGTAGCCAATGTGTTCGGCAACTTACGTGGACTTTGTAATCGAAAAGCTGTATGTAATTAATGCAGACACAACATTTTTGTTgcttttatttgttttgatagaacaaaatttatattaaattactCTTTTACCTTAGTTCATGATAACATTAAAGAAGTCTTACGGTTATAAATTTAGTCTAACAGAATACataaattcaattataattttaatctttattattattttatttttatttactacttttatttttcataggTCAATGTTcgatatatatttaattttatttttataatttacaatttcaattaatcaataattaataaaatttttttattttttctttttttattctttcacaattttattattcttgtatACTCTTTATGTACTCTTTCGGTTTTAGTAACTTGGATTCTTGTTGTAATTATTAGGTGCAAGTAAAAGAAGCCGTAATCCATGAAAGCGATGTTGTGAGAGGAATTGTGGAATTTGCAAGCAAGAATTTCATACACACTATTGTGGTTGGTGCACCAGCCAACAAGGGTGCTTTCTCAAGGTttatttacttgtttatttaattttcgtGTTCTTTTTTAGTTTCTTAGATTTAGGTAATTACTAGtactttaatttgatttgacGCACAGAATATTGAGGGGGCACCAAACTGATGTGCCAACAGCATTGCTTAAATCAGCTCCAGATTTCAGTTCTGTATACGTGATTTCCAAATGGAAAATTGTTTCGGTTCGATCTGCAACACGTGCCATCCAACATACCCTTGCCCCACCCAGAACTCCACCGCGGCTATGGCAATCACCACCCTCTACTCCTACTCCTTCCAGACAACCGCAATCAAAATCACACCCTGTTATGCACCACTATCCACATAGTGAACCAGACATGGGAGGAACAAGGTAATACTAAGAATAAATGATCATTTCTACctataaaagaagaaaacacTGACATATATACCCACactaaatcaaaattaaacttgtATCCATGTAAGATCCCTCCATGTGACAAAAAGTATCTTATTTTTGGAgggttgaagtgcaacgtaagGTACTTTTGTCACACAGAAAACATCTTGCATGGATATAAATTTACATTGGATTTAATATGAGTACATATGTCAGTGTTTTTATCTTAGACATGATTATCAAATTTTTGCATGCTAACTtggtttttattatttatggaTTGGGTAAAAAAAACTACAAACAATGAAACAGAGGAATCTCGTTCCGTGATAAGCCAATGAGTGCAGGAAATTCTCCATTAATGGGTAATATCTTTGAAGACACACCTCCTCATCTAAGACATTTCTCAATGGATGACTGTAGAGAAATATCAATGGATCACAACCAAACTACTAACTTCAGCTTCTCATCAGAATTCTCATCAACCTCAATCTCTTCTTCTACTGTTAAGTCTCAAAACAACAACATTATTGTTATATCACCAGATTACtctgttttatttgtttatctAACACTTGAGTCTTCAATACAGAGAGATATTGATGCAGAAATTAGAAGATTGAAGCAGGAACTGCAGCAAACTATAGACTTGTACAGCACAGCTTGCAAACAAGCCATCTCAGCCAAGAAAGAGGTTATGCTACTTTTGCAATATCAAGAAAACGATGACATAAATTTCAAACTGTTGCTAACTTGGACATGATTGTAAAACAGGCTGAAATGATGCGGCATTTGAAAATGGAAGGGGAGAGAAGAGTTGAGGCGATTAGGATGTCTCAAGAGGCAGCTCTTGCCATTGCAGAAAGGGAGAAGGCAAGGGCCACGGCAGCCTGGGAGATGGCGGAGGATGCGAAGAAGAGGGCCGAACTGGAAGCACAGAGAAGAAGGGATGCAGAGTTGAAGGCGGCGAAAGAGGCAGAGGAGAAGGAGATGGCACTAACTGCTTTGGCTCACACCGATATGCGATGCAGGAGATACACCATGGAGGAGATTGAAGCAGCTACAGAGAATTTCAACCCTTCAAGAAAAATTGGAGAAGGTGGATATGGTTCTGTCTATAAAGGTGATCTTGAAAATACCCCTGTTGCAATTAAGGTCTTAAATCCGGAAGCTGCTCAAGGAAGGAAACAGTTCCAACAAGAGGTAATGGATTTATTTCAATAATCTTAGTTATctattctttttttgttttctatagtttgtaacatgttttgtTTATGCTGTGAAAATTGAAAAGGTTGAGGTACTAAGCTGCATTAGACATCCTAATATGGTTCTGCTCCTTGGTGCTTGTCCTGAATCTGGTTGCTTGGTGTATGAATACATGGACAATGGTACCTTAGAAGATAGATTGTTCCGGAAAGATAATTCACCACCTATGCCATGGAGGCTGCGGTTTAATATAGCTGCTGACATTGCAACTGCTCTCCTTTTCTTACACCAGGCGAAGCCAGAGCCGATTGTTCATCGTGATCTCAAACCAGCTAACATTCTTTTGGACAGGAATTATGTCACCAAAATCGCAGACATCGGTCTGGCAAGATTGGTTCCTCAATCTGTAGTGGACAATGTCACACAATATTACATGACCTCGGCTGCTGGAACATTCTGTTACATTGATCCTGAGTACCAACAAACTGGAATTTTGACCCCAAAATCAGATGTATATTCTTTGGGAGTAGTACTATTGCAAATAATCACAGCCAAACCTGCTATGGGACTTTCTCACCATGTTAGGAGGGCAATTGCAAAGGAAAAATTTGAAGATATGCTTGATCCTGTGGTGTTTGATTGGCCAGTTGAGAAGGCTCTAGAATTTGCCAACTTAGCATTGGCCTGTTGTGAGCTCAGAAAGAAGGACAGGCCGAATCTCGCAACCGTTGTGTTGCCGGAACTTAATCGGTTAAGAGAATTTGGAAGATAGGAGCTAGGTTAGTACATTATGATCTAAATTCCTTTTAGACAAGAAAAGAATACATGCAGAGATATTTGTGTATTTGTATCTGTTAGGACTTAGGAGCTAGACATTGTGTTTGTATCATAagcttattttttttttataatgaacTTAAATCTGATATTCTTGCAGCACAGTGATGGTTTGCTTAGCTTCACATTTATACTTTGGTGTATATTACACTCAAGTGAAAAAGGAGGCACAGAATTTCCACTTGCAAAGAAAAGCATAATTAAATAAGCATAAAGTGCATAATACCATGAGGAAAGACTTCACAAACACAAAGATGAATTATATGTTTGGAGATAGAtatgagaaaagaaaaggggAATTGCTAAAGAAGTGTtcctttggattttcttctcaagaaattgcaaaAGGTGCAAAATTTACAATGTCTGAACTCCATTGATATAATGAAAGTTGTAAATAGTAAtggcttcttttctttctttctttctttttttctatttatttatctagggatgccttaattttctcaatatATTCATCATGATGTAAATATAACAAGATCCAATAAAGGACAAATTATGAATTCACATACTAATAGTTTAATATATAGAAGATTACTATTGATTATGAATACTAATATATAAGTTGTTACTTTCAGAAGGGCACTAGACCCCTGATGAAGCAAAGAAGCATCTAAGATTCTGAACTAAAGCTTTTCCAAAAGGACAGAATTAAAAACCAGAATAGTCCTGATAAAAAGTTGAACTAAATTCACAAAATTCACTAGGACCAAAAAACTATAAGCATGCCTTCAAGGTATATCTTAGCTCCACCAACTTCAACTCAAATGGATCACAGCAAGAAAATCCTGTTCCCTTATTGGATCTCAAAGGTGTTGCTGATGATTCTGGCTTTGTTTGTTAGAGTGGAAGAAGCTGCTTCTACAAATGATCGTTTCTGCATCAGTGACTGTGACACATGTCCATTGATATGTTCACCTCCTCCTCCTACTCCTCTGATATCAATTTCTGCATCATATCCTCCACCATCATCACCACATTCGCCGCCGTCGCCATTGCCGCCTTTGAAGCCTAATTACAAGCCGCCTCTTTCAGGTTCAACAACTGAAGCACAGCCAACAGTAATATCAGGGCCACATGACTATTACTATCCCTATTACTACTTTTACTCATCAtgttcttcttctctttcaaaTCATCATGCACCCTTTTTCATTTTGTTATTGTTCCTAGTAGGATACTTTTCTTTAGTTGGTAGGTAAAATTTAATGTTTGTGTTACCATAGTTTTATTCAAAGCTGAAGTAATATGTAATAATTAGCATTAggatatatatatttgtttgtATGTCATATATACTCTTTTTTGTCTCCTCTGGTTTTTGAAATAATCAGTGTGTTTATTTCCAGTAACTATGAAATAAACGgggttttatatatatactgaGTATGCTCACCGTGATGTAATTTTATTTGGATTATTGGTAAAAGAAATTGCATGTTTAACATATTGACTACTTCTTAATCACCACTTCTTGAATCTTGCTGAGGAAGTGTTCTTGAACCATAATGTTCCTTCAACCGTGGAGCGCTACATAAATATGGCTAAACTACTTCTATGCTTTATTATGAATCAAAAACTAAAATAGTCAATGTAAATAGATTTTAAGGAATTAAAGTAACATTAGACGAgccttctcctttttttttttttttatttcttgcttcgtttcatttttttcccttgttttttttcttgctttgtttCGTAAATCTAATTGTTTGAAAAGTACTTCTAGATTTTGAAAACAACACAGATGTctttttttactttatatttcaAAAGATGAAACTGAGCAATTATATGCTGCATTTATCCGCTGAAAACTTAGTAGAATTTTTAGGTGAATGTATAATAATTTTAAGATCTGTGTAGTTATAAAACACATTGAATAAGAATCTTTTAACCAAGATTTTAGATATCTAATGTCTTGTTGATTATTTCAGCCCTTATAACTTAATACTTGACTGATCTTTTTTGAATAAGTTTGATGCTATAATATCTAAAATTCATCTGTGTGTCAAGTTTTATGTACAAGACGATTTTATATGAGAATCGTAAAACTCAGCAATATGAAAATGTCTGCTTTTAATCGAGCTATAGGTGCATAGATCAATATTATTCACAATTTGGTTAATCTTTTATCATTAGCCGAGTTGGATCCACAAACCGAGTCCCAAGACCAACCTACCCAATGAAAAAATtgcaaaagatttttttgaCTAATGATCCAAACAAGTTCACCTATGtaggttgatgagcggataatttgtatgctttttggcattgtttttagtatgtttttagtatcttttagttagtttttagtatatttttattagtttttaattaaaattcacttttctggactttactatgagtttgtgtgtttttctgtgatttcaggtattttctggctgaaattgagggatctgagcaaaaatctgatccagagactcaaaagaactgcagatgctgttggattctgacctccctgcacttgaagtggattttctggagctacagaagcccaattggcgcgctcttaacggcgttggaaagtagacatcctgggctttccagcaatatataatagtccatactttgcccaagatttgatggcccaaaccggcgttcaaagtcacctcaagaaattccagcgttaaacgccggaactggcacctaattgggagttaaacgcccaaactggcactaaagctggcgtttaactccaaggagagtctctacacgaaaaaagcttcattgctcagcccaagcacacaccaagtgggcccggaagtggatttttatgtcatttactcatctatgtactagttttctataagtaggaccttttactattgtatttaagagacttttggtagctatctttgttttatgctatcttaggcctttgggaggctggccattcggtcatgcctagaccttgttcttatgtattttcaacggtggagtttctacacaccatagattaaggtgtggagctctgctgtacctcgagtattaatgcaattactattgttcttccattcaattccacttgttctttatccaagatatcacttgttcttcaacatgatgaaggtgatgattgacgcccatcgccattctcactcatgaacaaggtgactgacaaccattcttgttctacaagcatctgaggcttagtgaatatctcttggattctttaatcggaatcttcgtggtataggcaagaactgatggcggcatttaagagaatccggaaggtctaaccttgtctgtggtattctgagtaggattcaatgattgaatgactgtgacgtgcttcaaacctgtaacctactgggcgttagtgacagacgcaaaagagggattctattccggtaggggagggaaccaaaccagtgattggcagtactgtgacagagtgcgtgcattagctttcactgcgcggatgggaggtagctgctgacaatagtgaaaccctacacgagcttgccatggaaaggagtaagaaggattggatgaaggcagtaggaaagcagagagacggaagggaaggcatcttcatacacttgtctgaagctcttacaccaatgatatgcataagtatcactatctttatcttttatattattttcgttcatcatcatatatatttgagtttgcctgactaagatttacaagatgaccatagcttgcttcaatgctaacaatctccgtgggatcgacccttactcacgtaaggtattacttggacgacccagtgcacttgctggttagttgtgcgaagttgtgtaatgccatggtattgagctaccacgttttggagccattaccggggattatgagagttgtgaaaaagtattgttcacaattcgcgcaccaagtttttggcgccgttgccggggattgttcaagttttgagcaagcttttggtaacaatgcctgggattgttctagtttggacaactgacggttcatcttgttgcttagattaggtatttattttttttttcgaaattcttgaagatgaattctagagtttcatgatgatttgttgaaatctggctggctgagaagccatgtctaatctgattggaccgaggtttcaacttatcaccacaagagcttgttgattttcatcaattttgcttttggagcagtgatctgctaaggcttggctgacctttggtcatgtctagtgttttggaccgaagctttctttgaaagcttggctggctgtgaagccatgtctaattcctggaccggagtcttagactagcattgcactgattcctggaattctcattaagaattttgatacctttttccactgaattttcgaaaaaaacacaaaaaaaaaaattacaaaatcataaaaaccaaaaaaatatttgctgtttcttgcttaagtctagtgtcttatcttaagtttggtgtcaattacatgcattcattcatgtgtcttaagggtcttcaagtaattcttgatgatttcttactctgatctttgaattcttttggcttgggtgtttatgtgtctcatatagtgttagtggtatacaaactgctaagtttggtgtcttgcatgcattgttatttgattcttgttgcattttgatgattaaaaatccaaaaatatttttaatttgtgtcttttcaagtcaataatacagagaattgaagattcagaacatactgcagaggaattatacagaaaaagctgagcattcaaaaatgcccagtgaaaaaggcagactggcgtttaaacgccagccagggtacctggttgggcgtttaacgcccaaagaggtagcattttgggcgttaaacgccagaatgtataccattctgggcgtttaacgccaggatggtgctagggggaagattttgttttcaaatcaattttttttcaagttttcaaagtttttcaaaatcaaatctttttcaaatcatatcttttcaatcaaatgttttcaaaatcaatttctttcctttttcaaagatacttactaacaattaatgatttgattgaacattttttgccttttctattaaggaaggttttatgtttgaatcatatcttttcttgttaggcaagtcatcaaatttttttaaatcacatcctttcaaattgttttcaaatcatatcttctcaatcacatctctttaaaaccataacttttcaatcaaatctttttaacctcattttttttatatagttttcaatcaaatctttttaatttctaatttcaaaatctttttcaaaaaacacttgatttctttttcacttttgattttcgaaaattaccaatcaaattttcaaaatgttttcaaaatcttttaattgaattttcgaaaattctcttccctccttcccacatccttctatttatggagtactactccttcttaatgcacaattcgaactctaactaataaagttcgaattcttcttctccttcttcttactatttctcttttcctctgacacttcaaggaatctctatactgtgacatagagaattccacattttctttttctcttctctttcatatgagcaggagcagagacaaaggcattcttgttgaagctgatcctgaacctgaaaggaccttgaagagaaagctaagagaagctaaagcacaactctctttagaggacctgaccgaattcttcaaggaagaagaacacatggcagccgaaaacaacaacaatgccaacaatgcaaggaaggtgctgggtgacttcactgcacctactcctgatttttatgggagaagcatctctatccctgccattggagcaaacaactttgagcttaagcctcaattagtttctctaatgcaacagaattgcaagttccatggacttccaatggaagatcctcatcagttcttagctgaattcttgc is a window encoding:
- the LOC130945547 gene encoding U-box domain-containing protein 52-like; its protein translation is MSSTFYDGKTPLAPNTTLVAVDKDKNSSYAFRWAVNHLDNPLVLAVHVKHKDNICSLRNDLVTVYEPDEDDVANVFGNLRGLCNRKAVQVKEAVIHESDVVRGIVEFASKNFIHTIVVGAPANKGAFSRILRGHQTDVPTALLKSAPDFSSVYVISKWKIVSVRSATRAIQHTLAPPRTPPRLWQSPPSTPTPSRQPQSKSHPVMHHYPHSEPDMGGTRGISFRDKPMSAGNSPLMGNIFEDTPPHLRHFSMDDCREISMDHNQTTNFSFSSEFSSTSISSSTRDIDAEIRRLKQELQQTIDLYSTACKQAISAKKEAEMMRHLKMEGERRVEAIRMSQEAALAIAEREKARATAAWEMAEDAKKRAELEAQRRRDAELKAAKEAEEKEMALTALAHTDMRCRRYTMEEIEAATENFNPSRKIGEGGYGSVYKGDLENTPVAIKVLNPEAAQGRKQFQQEVEVLSCIRHPNMVLLLGACPESGCLVYEYMDNGTLEDRLFRKDNSPPMPWRLRFNIAADIATALLFLHQAKPEPIVHRDLKPANILLDRNYVTKIADIGLARLVPQSVVDNVTQYYMTSAAGTFCYIDPEYQQTGILTPKSDVYSLGVVLLQIITAKPAMGLSHHVRRAIAKEKFEDMLDPVVFDWPVEKALEFANLALACCELRKKDRPNLATVVLPELNRLREFGR